A portion of the Eubacterium maltosivorans genome contains these proteins:
- a CDS encoding response regulator transcription factor — MNRILLVEDDTSLIDGLEYTLIKNGFDVHIARTVQDALAQFSAETFDLLLLDLTLPDGTGFDICRSVRRHSEVPIIFLTASDEEVNIVMGLDIGGDDYITKPFNLGELVSRIKALLRRAGKLRSPVLESHGIAVDLLRGSATKNGQSLELTAVEQRLLILFLQNPGIVLSRNSILERLWDSPSDFVDDNTLSVYIRRLRSKIEDDPNHPARLLTVRGMGYKWQSESPGA, encoded by the coding sequence ATGAACCGTATCCTTTTAGTTGAGGACGACACAAGCCTGATTGACGGGCTGGAATATACACTGATCAAAAATGGATTCGATGTCCACATTGCCCGGACCGTGCAGGATGCCCTGGCCCAATTCTCTGCGGAGACCTTTGATCTGCTTCTGCTGGACCTCACCCTGCCCGACGGCACCGGCTTTGATATCTGCCGCAGCGTCCGCAGGCACTCCGAGGTGCCAATCATTTTCCTGACCGCCTCCGACGAGGAGGTCAACATCGTCATGGGGCTGGACATTGGCGGGGATGATTACATCACCAAGCCCTTTAATCTGGGCGAGCTGGTGTCCAGAATAAAGGCCCTGCTGCGCCGGGCAGGAAAGCTCAGGTCTCCCGTCCTGGAAAGCCACGGTATCGCTGTGGATCTGCTGAGGGGCAGCGCCACTAAAAACGGTCAGTCTCTGGAGCTCACCGCTGTAGAGCAGCGCCTGCTGATCCTGTTTCTACAGAATCCCGGCATCGTGCTGAGCCGGAACTCCATTCTGGAACGTCTCTGGGACAGTCCGAGCGATTTTGTGGACGACAACACCCTCTCCGTCTATATAAGACGCCTGCGCAGCAAAATCGAGGATGATCCTAACCATCCCGCCCGGCTGCTCACTGTTCGGGGCATGGGCTACAAATGGCAGTCTGAAAGCCCTGGTGCCTGA
- a CDS encoding sensor histidine kinase: MMNTIFNNRDIRRFFIALGITALVLLVAGQLVAASLAASTRNALYTRDSELAGALLDKGLPAAEVAAVFTRDPGAGQGEAGAALLREAGYTTDTPAVYLPFLSAFRHSTALSLFAFGLVFALSAAALCLLYFRSQQRTITQAECQLKSFMAGSTEARLESDADGSLYKLFADINSLATSLTAHLDTEKKAKAFLKDTLSDISHQLKTPLAALRMYNEILQEDGADPEVLSRFTAKVNASLSRMETLIQNLLKITRLDAGAITLKPALRPIQAMMDELSRSFETRARLEQKALSFSGSPSARLFYDPDWLTEAVSNLIKNALDHTSAGGWVSVSWDESAAVTRITVKDNGSGVHPEDIHHIFKRFYRSRFSKDTQGAGLGLPLALAITEAHKGTLSVESSPGQGALFTMTFLKMTKL, encoded by the coding sequence ATGATGAACACGATTTTCAATAACAGAGATATCCGGCGTTTTTTTATCGCCCTGGGGATAACGGCCCTGGTTCTCCTGGTCGCAGGTCAGCTGGTCGCAGCTTCTCTCGCCGCCAGCACCCGGAACGCACTCTACACCCGAGACTCCGAGCTGGCCGGCGCGCTGCTTGATAAAGGACTGCCTGCCGCCGAGGTCGCAGCAGTCTTTACCAGGGACCCCGGCGCCGGGCAGGGAGAGGCCGGGGCAGCCCTGCTCAGAGAGGCTGGCTATACGACAGATACCCCTGCCGTTTACCTGCCTTTTTTATCCGCTTTCCGGCACAGCACCGCGCTCTCTCTGTTTGCCTTCGGCCTTGTCTTTGCACTCTCTGCCGCTGCGCTCTGCCTGCTGTATTTCCGTTCCCAGCAGCGGACTATCACTCAGGCCGAATGCCAGCTCAAAAGCTTTATGGCAGGCAGCACCGAAGCGCGGCTGGAAAGCGATGCAGATGGCAGCCTGTACAAGCTTTTTGCAGACATCAACAGCCTGGCCACCTCCCTCACCGCCCATCTGGATACAGAGAAAAAAGCAAAAGCCTTTCTCAAAGATACCCTCTCCGATATCTCTCACCAGCTGAAAACGCCGCTGGCCGCCCTGAGAATGTATAACGAGATTCTTCAGGAGGACGGCGCCGACCCCGAGGTGCTTTCCCGCTTCACCGCGAAGGTAAACGCCTCGCTCAGCCGCATGGAAACTCTGATTCAGAACCTTCTGAAGATCACCCGTCTAGATGCAGGCGCCATCACCCTTAAGCCTGCTCTCAGGCCCATTCAGGCCATGATGGACGAGCTGTCCCGCAGCTTTGAAACGCGGGCCAGACTCGAGCAGAAAGCCCTGAGCTTTTCGGGAAGCCCATCCGCCCGGCTTTTTTACGACCCTGACTGGCTCACCGAGGCGGTCAGCAATCTGATAAAAAACGCCCTTGACCATACCAGCGCTGGCGGATGGGTCTCAGTGAGCTGGGATGAAAGCGCAGCAGTCACCCGAATTACAGTCAAGGACAACGGCAGCGGCGTCCACCCTGAGGATATCCACCATATTTTCAAACGCTTTTACCGTAGCCGCTTCTCAAAGGATACCCAGGGCGCCGGGCTGGGGCTCCCCCTTGCCCTGGCCATCACCGAAGCTCATAAGGGCACGCTCTCGGTGGAGAGCAGCCCGGGACAGGGGGCTCTGTTTACCATGACCTTTTTAAAGATGACAAAATTGTAA
- a CDS encoding ABC transporter ATP-binding protein, giving the protein MNLLTVKKLTKIYGDGDARVEALKNVSFNITKGEFVAVVGESGSGKTTLFNTLGALDTPTKGQVFIDGKDIFSMKEEQLTIFRRRSIGFIFQSYNLIPELSVEQNIIFPLLLDYQKPDQAYVEELMAVLGLRERRSHLPRQLSGGQQQRVAIGRALVTRPMLILADEPTGNLDSQNSREVISLLKSTSRHYRQTILMITHNPSIAQQADRVLQVSDGFLTDLGGAQQ; this is encoded by the coding sequence ATGAACTTACTCACAGTAAAAAAACTGACAAAAATCTATGGGGACGGCGACGCCAGGGTAGAAGCCCTGAAGAACGTTTCCTTTAACATCACAAAGGGCGAATTTGTGGCAGTCGTAGGCGAATCCGGCTCTGGTAAAACCACATTGTTCAATACCCTCGGCGCTTTGGATACACCGACGAAGGGGCAGGTTTTTATCGACGGCAAGGATATCTTCTCCATGAAAGAGGAGCAGCTTACCATTTTCCGGAGACGCAGCATTGGTTTTATCTTCCAGTCCTACAACCTGATTCCTGAGCTGAGCGTTGAGCAGAACATCATCTTCCCCCTCCTGCTCGATTATCAAAAGCCAGATCAGGCCTATGTGGAGGAGCTTATGGCAGTTCTCGGGCTCAGGGAGCGCAGAAGCCATCTGCCGCGGCAGCTCTCCGGCGGGCAGCAGCAGCGTGTGGCCATCGGCAGGGCTCTGGTCACCCGTCCCATGCTCATTCTGGCCGATGAGCCCACCGGCAACCTGGACAGTCAAAACAGCCGCGAGGTGATTTCTCTGCTCAAATCGACCTCCAGACATTACCGGCAGACCATTCTGATGATCACCCACAACCCCTCTATCGCACAGCAGGCGGACCGGGTGCTTCAGGTTTCTGATGGTTTCCTCACCGATCTGGGAGGTG